One genomic region from Nitrospira sp. encodes:
- a CDS encoding YdbH domain-containing protein: MLSQRYQIAVLLGLVTLLSCYLLLPLGASYLLANRLRDYGYRNVILQLGYPGWGRTRIPVVSFQQDLGQERLMVSLTDAEIRYDPAQLLHGRVGRIVLRDTAIHVLNVQSTDPSAQDAKDTERLGDMESPWRLLTAGDLLRNLPILPFDELQLDHLTIFREQATGPLRRVTIDGNLTYIGRELGGHLAFRGRDTASYGLVVVGHSASTWSVTLASQRSQAAPIVSLRSQARPNGSEIQINGSFQVNVQELAPFIALLVPIGSELEKVTGEVAIDWSGIADAEAALSSLWEDERTHLDGTMRVNVTLPALKGVAKDIAVAYAGRFGGNATQVDWALSPSVVLTATINTQPRIIPEAVRLILPPGDQPVRIENKKPVQGTFYWKETPIRTVAQGPLHVTYGRIPGPLVAQFETTRAEGLGNELVSVEGAYYLEGILPKAIADRFSAKEAIGGVQGTVKLARTYIRGVLLPPSSITAKQIGHGPTLISNVTLNLSEPLAVECDLTTIHCSGGAMIATVRAPTVRLSGQNFHIAQGVLRLQEAETTKAAWAAQGTLSVAGVSPEQGSWWPSTSDWAVTFSADQNGIRADLRVDTPMHAGLMTARIEQPLQKAQGVMHGVIGPLTFNDTDQRLSRMIMGLPPSTDLIDGMFTAAVDASWSSGFPDRINMMNAVSATAKVVAENLSGHYSDYAVKGLNTTLMVSTQGFESIVMTQPASIFVAAVQSGVDVADLTASYQIRWKLSDDLPIVDVGDFQCEIFGGTISNPGTVVDLTKPPVTTTFSLQNLDLAKILSVEQQKGLEGTGTLHGTLPVTITAGGIIVKDGVIEAQPPGGTIRYASTLESSKMLSESDRQLQLVAQALNNFQYSLLRADVQYGETGMLDLNARLEGRNPDLRNTPPIHFNLTVQEHIPTLLKSLRMVEDIHGTAERKYKRQGSL, encoded by the coding sequence ATGCTGTCCCAACGATACCAAATTGCCGTTTTGCTTGGGCTGGTGACGCTCTTGAGCTGCTATTTGCTGTTGCCGTTGGGTGCCTCCTATCTCTTAGCGAATAGACTTCGTGACTATGGGTACCGCAACGTCATCCTCCAGCTCGGCTATCCGGGCTGGGGGCGCACGCGCATTCCTGTCGTCTCGTTTCAGCAGGATTTGGGCCAGGAACGACTGATGGTCTCGCTGACGGATGCGGAGATCCGCTATGACCCGGCCCAGCTCCTTCACGGGCGTGTCGGTCGCATCGTCTTGCGAGACACGGCAATCCATGTGTTGAACGTGCAGTCCACAGATCCCTCCGCACAAGATGCGAAGGATACGGAGCGGCTTGGTGACATGGAATCACCGTGGCGGCTGTTGACGGCGGGGGATCTCTTACGCAATCTCCCGATCCTCCCGTTCGACGAGTTGCAGCTGGATCATCTCACCATTTTTCGTGAGCAGGCGACGGGGCCGCTTCGTAGAGTGACGATTGATGGGAATCTGACCTATATCGGCAGAGAGCTGGGAGGTCACCTCGCGTTTCGTGGACGTGATACCGCATCTTACGGCCTCGTCGTAGTAGGGCATTCCGCCAGTACCTGGTCGGTGACCTTGGCGTCGCAACGATCGCAAGCGGCGCCGATTGTTTCCTTGCGGTCACAAGCACGTCCAAACGGCTCAGAGATTCAAATCAATGGGAGCTTTCAGGTCAATGTACAAGAACTTGCTCCATTCATCGCACTCCTTGTCCCGATCGGGTCGGAGCTGGAGAAGGTGACGGGAGAGGTGGCGATAGACTGGTCTGGGATTGCCGATGCGGAGGCCGCACTCAGCTCTTTGTGGGAAGACGAACGCACACATCTGGACGGCACGATGCGAGTCAATGTCACGCTGCCGGCTCTGAAAGGCGTGGCCAAGGATATTGCGGTCGCTTATGCGGGTAGATTCGGAGGGAATGCCACTCAGGTCGACTGGGCCCTGAGTCCCAGTGTCGTACTGACCGCGACGATCAATACCCAACCGCGCATTATCCCCGAAGCAGTTCGCTTGATACTTCCTCCTGGGGATCAGCCGGTGCGGATTGAGAACAAGAAACCTGTGCAAGGGACTTTCTATTGGAAGGAAACCCCCATACGTACGGTTGCGCAAGGACCGTTGCATGTGACGTACGGTCGGATACCGGGACCATTGGTTGCGCAGTTCGAAACGACCCGCGCCGAGGGCCTTGGAAATGAGTTGGTGTCCGTCGAAGGAGCCTATTACCTGGAGGGGATCCTTCCGAAGGCCATTGCCGATCGGTTTTCAGCGAAAGAGGCGATAGGAGGAGTTCAGGGGACGGTAAAGTTGGCTCGGACATATATACGTGGAGTGCTATTACCGCCATCTTCAATTACGGCGAAACAGATCGGACATGGCCCCACACTCATTTCAAATGTTACGTTGAATCTGTCGGAACCGCTGGCAGTTGAATGCGATCTGACGACGATCCACTGCAGTGGGGGAGCGATGATCGCGACGGTTCGGGCTCCAACGGTGAGACTAAGTGGTCAAAACTTTCACATCGCGCAAGGCGTCTTGAGACTTCAGGAGGCAGAAACGACCAAGGCGGCATGGGCTGCGCAGGGGACCTTGTCGGTCGCCGGGGTGAGTCCGGAACAGGGTTCTTGGTGGCCTTCAACGAGTGATTGGGCGGTTACGTTTTCGGCTGATCAGAACGGCATCAGGGCCGACCTTCGAGTCGATACCCCGATGCACGCGGGGTTGATGACCGCCAGGATCGAACAGCCGCTGCAGAAGGCGCAAGGAGTCATGCACGGTGTCATCGGTCCGCTGACGTTCAACGACACCGATCAGCGGCTCAGTCGGATGATCATGGGTCTTCCCCCTTCAACCGATCTCATCGATGGAATGTTCACGGCCGCCGTCGATGCGTCCTGGTCGAGCGGCTTCCCTGACCGGATCAATATGATGAATGCGGTATCAGCGACCGCGAAGGTAGTGGCCGAGAACCTGTCCGGTCACTACTCCGATTATGCCGTGAAGGGCTTGAACACCACGCTGATGGTATCTACCCAGGGGTTTGAGTCAATTGTCATGACACAACCGGCCTCGATCTTCGTGGCGGCAGTACAGAGCGGTGTAGATGTCGCCGATCTTACGGCTTCCTACCAGATAAGATGGAAGTTGTCGGATGATTTGCCGATTGTCGATGTCGGTGACTTCCAGTGTGAAATATTCGGAGGAACGATCAGTAATCCAGGTACTGTGGTAGACTTGACCAAGCCACCGGTCACAACGACGTTTTCTCTGCAGAATCTTGATCTCGCAAAAATTCTCAGCGTGGAACAACAGAAGGGACTAGAGGGAACCGGAACACTCCACGGGACCCTTCCTGTTACCATCACGGCGGGTGGGATCATCGTGAAAGACGGAGTGATCGAGGCACAGCCTCCCGGTGGTACCATACGGTACGCATCGACCCTCGAATCTTCAAAGATGCTTTCAGAATCAGATCGGCAACTTCAGCTCGTCGCGCAAGCGCTCAATAACTTTCAGTACTCGCTGTTGCGCGCCGATGTGCAATACGGCGAAACCGGAATGTTGGACCTGAATGCTCGGTTGGAAGGCAGGAATCCGGATCTCAGGAATACTCCCCCGATTCACTTCAACCTGACTGTGCAGGAGCACATCCCCACGCTCCTCAAAAGCCTTCGCATGGTCGAGGATATCCACGGGACCGCCGAAAGAAAGTACAAACGACAAGGGTCATTATGA
- a CDS encoding heme-binding protein: protein MAFFIPNRNGWPVIAYTVMLSLLGFTAPCVIFADEMPKESVLPLGAANKAVHAALEACKKDGYRVSVSVVDRGGVLRAMGRADGAGPHTVDSSRKKAYTAASVRRPTSELADLITKVPTLQALRDMNGEILILGGGLPIEIGGEIIGGIGVGGAPGAHLDDACAQEGLDAIGAAAKVPTPK from the coding sequence ATGGCATTCTTTATACCGAACCGAAATGGCTGGCCGGTCATTGCATACACGGTGATGTTGTCGCTGTTAGGTTTTACCGCACCTTGCGTGATCTTTGCCGACGAGATGCCAAAGGAGTCCGTGTTGCCGCTTGGAGCAGCGAACAAGGCGGTTCACGCAGCATTAGAGGCCTGCAAGAAAGATGGATATCGAGTGAGCGTTTCCGTGGTGGATCGTGGCGGCGTCCTTCGCGCGATGGGACGTGCCGACGGTGCGGGGCCGCATACAGTAGATAGCAGCCGGAAGAAGGCCTATACGGCAGCAAGTGTGCGACGCCCTACCAGCGAGTTAGCCGATCTCATCACGAAAGTTCCCACGTTGCAGGCCCTTCGTGACATGAATGGCGAGATCCTGATACTGGGTGGAGGGCTCCCCATCGAGATCGGTGGAGAGATTATTGGGGGAATCGGTGTTGGTGGAGCACCGGGTGCCCATCTGGATGATGCTTGCGCCCAGGAGGGCCTCGACGCGATTGGGGCAGCGGCCAAGGTGCCTACACCCAAGTGA
- a CDS encoding YnbE family lipoprotein — MNRAMQSGTIRIGVGVSVWLMFLLTLAACTPRGEVAAPEKPITINLNVKIDHEIRLKVDKDLDQILSNESGLLDEAKGKGVVGEKSNGYLGAVDPSNAEAQAVLVGVNQKRRQAYEDIAKRNLISVQTVETLAGDKFIQNAKPGNFIERPGGWIKK, encoded by the coding sequence ATGAATCGAGCCATGCAGAGCGGAACCATACGGATAGGCGTCGGCGTGTCGGTGTGGCTCATGTTTCTCCTGACCTTAGCTGCTTGTACTCCACGAGGGGAGGTTGCCGCGCCGGAGAAACCGATCACGATCAATCTCAATGTGAAGATTGATCATGAGATTCGACTGAAAGTCGACAAAGACTTGGATCAGATCCTGTCGAACGAGAGCGGACTGTTGGATGAAGCGAAAGGAAAGGGGGTGGTCGGGGAGAAGAGTAACGGCTATCTGGGGGCGGTTGACCCATCCAATGCTGAAGCTCAAGCGGTGCTAGTGGGCGTCAATCAGAAGCGGCGGCAGGCCTATGAAGATATCGCAAAGCGAAACCTCATCAGCGTCCAAACGGTAGAAACGCTCGCCGGAGATAAATTCATTCAGAATGCTAAGCCGGGAAATTTTATTGAACGTCCGGGTGGGTGGATCAAGAAATAA